The Defluviitalea raffinosedens genome contains the following window.
GATTCTTTTGATGCTGTTATTTCAAATGGCCCATATATTTTACAACTAAGCCAAAAGAAATTCGCCCTGGATTTTTAAGTTCTTTAAATGCAGCATATACGGTTGATGAGATTAAAGAATTAATCGATCATTCAGAATTAAAAAATGCTACTGTTATTAAAGAATTTTTTGGCTTATGTATATCAGGAAATAAGATACTCCCTTAATTATTGAGTTATGGCCTGTTTGATCAACGAAATGTCCATAAATAATAGATATAGATCAGTATAAAAAGCATTGCATCATTGAAAAGTAAAATGGGAAATTCGACTCACAAAATATCTGTTTACACAGTTTAGAATTTTTACTATAATTAATTTACAAATAAAACATTACATTCATTTAATTATCAGATGGTATTTGGGGGGAGAAGTATGCAGGACAATTCGTTGGTAAAACATGTAATCAGAGTTAACAAAGTATTGAACAGTGTGTTTTTTGTGCTGGGCTTTGTAATGCTTATTGCAGGAATTGTTACGCGAACAATAGCTTCAAGCATTATTCCTCTTTTAGTAACAATTCTATCATCTTTTCTGGCTTTATATTTAAGATATAAAAAGAAGGAGGCTGCAGCAAGTTATGTATTGGTTGCATCAGCATTAATACAGGTACTTCCTTTACTGTTCATGTTAGGCGAAGGTACTTTTGTTTTAGCGATGTTGCCAATCAGTGTTGCTGCATTGTATTTAAATCAATGGATTTTTATTATTGTTGGAGTTATTATTAATGCAGCTATAATAATATTGCATATAATGACTCCAGGTTTAAACATCGAAGCTTACCTATTTCCTGATATTTTACAGGCATTAATAACGACTGTGCTATTTATATTGGTGAGAACTGGTGCAAAACTGATCCAGGATGCTAATGAGAATGGGGCTCAATCAAAGAAGTTATTAAATGAACTGCAAAAAACTATTGATGCCATTAAGGCGAACACATCGATTTTAAATATTGATGTATCCAAAGGTAATGAGAATCTTAATATAGTTCGTGAAATAAGTTCTTCGATCACATCTGCCACTCAAGAAATAATCGAAGAGATAGTGGAACAGAGTAAAAGCGTTTCAAAGATCAGCCAAATGATCAAAGAGGCAGATCAGAAGATAGCTGAGCTGACAGAATTCTCAGATCAATTGAAAAGTGTTTCTGTGGATGCCGGCAACATAGTAACAGAAGGCTCTGATAAAGTGAATATAATGGACAGACAGATGGCTGTGATTAATCAGGGAGTTACAACATCTGTGGCCACCGTTCAGGAACTGAGTGAGCATATGGATGAAATAAACAATTTCCTGTCTGGTATTACACAAATTGCAGATCAAACAAGTTTACTTGCTTTAAATGCAGCCATAGAAGCAGCCAGAGCAGGGGAATCAGGAAAAGGCTTTGCGGTTGTGGCTGATGAGGTTAAAAAGTTGTCTGAGCAAAG
Protein-coding sequences here:
- a CDS encoding methyl-accepting chemotaxis protein, with protein sequence MQDNSLVKHVIRVNKVLNSVFFVLGFVMLIAGIVTRTIASSIIPLLVTILSSFLALYLRYKKKEAAASYVLVASALIQVLPLLFMLGEGTFVLAMLPISVAALYLNQWIFIIVGVIINAAIIILHIMTPGLNIEAYLFPDILQALITTVLFILVRTGAKLIQDANENGAQSKKLLNELQKTIDAIKANTSILNIDVSKGNENLNIVREISSSITSATQEIIEEIVEQSKSVSKISQMIKEADQKIAELTEFSDQLKSVSVDAGNIVTEGSDKVNIMDRQMAVINQGVTTSVATVQELSEHMDEINNFLSGITQIADQTSLLALNAAIEAARAGESGKGFAVVADEVKKLSEQSALMVKQINQIIYEIKEKVKNVLDEVSKVQLATQDGEKIAGTVDQSFEMIQETFDDIVNYITDEFSRIGNVADLFSHIGEEIESISNISQMHSSATKELLATLEEHNASIEGMNHLMKNIKASSESLQEAII